In Drosophila yakuba strain Tai18E2 chromosome 2R, Prin_Dyak_Tai18E2_2.1, whole genome shotgun sequence, a single genomic region encodes these proteins:
- the LOC6531400 gene encoding uncharacterized protein LOC6531400, with the protein MSQQLFGIWQLLILMAFIDNSMEINYEFTMEDERITSDCQDEAAGTLNIDGLFDWSNATFEMAEEGVTLSGSKTVVWDIQPSDRVELLGSLYYFDRGTWQPTTLNMVIKDFCSVMFDKNQVWYDAYSKHIANSADVKDSCYRVKGSVIHFETYTINLEFGSGVPFQKGRYAIRLKFRAFDKNGKIRSNEICFEIKGHFLKKSGWMK; encoded by the exons ATGAGCCAGCAACTATTTGGAATATGGCAGCTTTTAATCCTAATGGCATTTATCGACAACTCTATGGAAATTAACTACGAGTTTACAATGGAGGATGAGCGAATTACCAGCGATTGTCAAGACGAAGCAGCCGGAACACTCAACATTGATGGGTTGTTCGACTGGTCAAATGCAACCTTTGAAATGGCTGAAGAAGGAGTGACACTTTCGGGTTCGAAAACCGTCGTGTGGGATATTCAGCCATCAGACCGAGTTGAG CTACTGGGAAGCCTTTACTACTTCGATCGTGGCACCTGGCAACCGACCACGCTGAACATGGTAATCAAGGACTTTTGCAGCGTTATGTTCGACAAGAACCAGGTGTGGTACGATGCATATAGTAAGCATATAGCCAATTCCGCAGACGTTAAGGATAGCTGCTATAGAGTCAAAGGA AGTGTGATTCATTTTGAAACCTATACGATCAACTTGGAATTCGGCAGTGGAGTGCCTTTCCAAAAAGGCCGATATGCAATCCGTTTAAAGTTCAGGGCATTTGATAAAAATGGAAAGATTCGgtcaaatgaaatttgttttgaaattaagggtcatttcttaaaaaaatcaGGTTGGATGAAATGA
- the LOC6531401 gene encoding uncharacterized protein LOC6531401 isoform X1 yields MKRRTCWKFELILILKVVHLSQQINYEFELEDESIYTNCSGVPPGTLNIDGLFDLTNYSTTMTQDGILVSGNMTSVFNAQPSDRIELTGSLLYFDRGVWQPTTLNMMVRDFCAVMYDKKQLWYSDWSAHVTNRDVIKKNCIKVHGTLFLIETYHLKIGFGSGIPLITGRYSIRVQVFAVDRKGKKRPRDVCYEVKGNFYKA; encoded by the exons ATGAAGCGGCGGACATGCTGGAAGTTTGAGTTAATACTAATATTGAAAGTGGTCCACTTGTCGCAGCAAATAAACTACGAATTCGAGCTTGAGGACGAATCCATCTACACCAACTGCAGCGGCGTTCCACCCGGAACTCTCAATATAGATGGGCTCTTTGACTTGACCAATTACAGCACCACAATGACGCAGGATGGGATTTTGGTGTCGGGAAACATGACATCCGTCTTCAATGCCCAGCCATCGGATCGCATCGAG CTGACTGGAAGCCTACTCTATTTCGACCGAGGTGTGTGGCAGCCGACCACATTAAATATGATGGTGAGGGATTTCTGCGCCGTAATGTACGACAAAAAGCAGCTTTGGTACTCAGATTGGTCCGCGCATGTCACGAATAGGGATGTGATTAAGAAGAACTGCATTAAGGTGCACGGT ACTTTGTTCCTAATAGAAACCTACCATCTCAAGATAGGTTTTGGCAGTGGCATACCATTGATTACTGGCCGATACAGCATTCGTGTTCAGGTATTTGCAGTTGACCGGAAGGGCAAAAAGCGGCCTCGTGATGTCTGCTACGAAGTTAAAGGAAATTTTTATAAGGCTTAA
- the LOC6531401 gene encoding uncharacterized protein LOC6531401 isoform X2: protein MTQDGILVSGNMTSVFNAQPSDRIELTGSLLYFDRGVWQPTTLNMMVRDFCAVMYDKKQLWYSDWSAHVTNRDVIKKNCIKVHGTLFLIETYHLKIGFGSGIPLITGRYSIRVQVFAVDRKGKKRPRDVCYEVKGNFYKA from the exons ATGACGCAGGATGGGATTTTGGTGTCGGGAAACATGACATCCGTCTTCAATGCCCAGCCATCGGATCGCATCGAG CTGACTGGAAGCCTACTCTATTTCGACCGAGGTGTGTGGCAGCCGACCACATTAAATATGATGGTGAGGGATTTCTGCGCCGTAATGTACGACAAAAAGCAGCTTTGGTACTCAGATTGGTCCGCGCATGTCACGAATAGGGATGTGATTAAGAAGAACTGCATTAAGGTGCACGGT ACTTTGTTCCTAATAGAAACCTACCATCTCAAGATAGGTTTTGGCAGTGGCATACCATTGATTACTGGCCGATACAGCATTCGTGTTCAGGTATTTGCAGTTGACCGGAAGGGCAAAAAGCGGCCTCGTGATGTCTGCTACGAAGTTAAAGGAAATTTTTATAAGGCTTAA